The segment GGCTGTTTTGGGGCTAAATTTCGCCAAAATTTCGCCAAAAATTTGCGCGTTTTCGCCGTTTTTGCCAAAACCCACACCGCAGATAAAAAGCAAAATTCCCTCACCTAGCCACACATTGACGCTTTTTTCGCCAAATTTAACGCTACTTTTTTTTAGTCTAAATCTCTCCACCAGACCCTGCGCCTCGGACTTCGTGGCGCACACAAATACTCTCATAAACTCTCCTAAACCTCGCATTTTAGCAAGCCAAGGCTAGAAAAAAGCTAAATTTGATGAAATTTTGCGTGCATTTTGTTTATTAAAACTACATAAATTTTAGCTATAATCCACGGATTAGATTTTTTAAAAGGGGCGATGATGAGCGAAACTCAATTTTCCAACTCCGTTACCTTGCGCGACAACCGCAATGGCGCGACATACGACTTCCCAATCCTTGATGGCACAATGGGTCCTAGCGTAATTGACATTTCGAATTTTTACAAAGACACTGGAATGTTTACCCTAGATAGGGGCTACACTTCCACAGCCATGTGCAAAAGCTCGATTACATACATTGACGGCGAAAAGGGCGAGCTCATGCACCGCGGATACGATATCGCGTGGCTAGCGCAAAACAAACGCTACCTCGATGTCGTGTATCTACTACTAAATAAAAAACTGCCTAGCAAGGACGAATACAACGCGTTTTTATACGAGCTCAAAACCCGCTCATTTATCAACGAAAAAATCCTAAAACTTTTCGACGCATTTCCAGATCGCGCCCACCCTATGGCGGTTTTGCAGGCATGTATCGCCACGCTTAGCGCGTATTACTCTAAGGATATGAGCTTTGATGATCCAAATGAATATATGGAAATGGCAAAACGATTAGTAGCCAAAATGCCAACATTAGCAGCATTTTATTATCGCCACTCCAAGGGCTATCCTATCATTTACCCTGATTTGGCGCGCGGATTTACGGAAAATTTCTTGTATATGATGCGAAGCTTCCCACACTCGCATGTCGATCTCAAACCAATCGAGGTTAAAGCCCTAGATAGCGTGCTTATGCTCCACGCTGACCACGAGCAAAACGCCTCAACGACGACGGTGCGCACTGTGGGTTCTACTCACGCTCACCCTTATGCGTGCATAAGCGCAGGTATCGGCGCTCTGTGGGGACACGCGCACGGCGGGGCGAACGAAAGCGTAATTCGCCAGCTAGAAATGATAGGCACACCAGAAAATGTCGATAAATACATCGCCAAAGCCAAGGATAAATCCGATCCGTTCCGCCTAATGGGCTTTGGACACCGCGTCTATAAAAATTACGATCCGCGCGCCAAGGTGCTAAAAGGTCTGCGAAATCAGCTAATCGAAGAGATCGGAATCGATACGAATTTAATCCGTGTGGCAAATAGATTAGAAGAAATCGTGCTAAATGACGAATATTTCGTATCTCGCAACCTCTATCCAAATGTCGATTTCAACTCAGGTCTAATCCTAAAAGCGCTCGGAATCCCGACAGAAATGTTTGCCGTAATCTTCGTAATGGGACGAAGTCCTGGCTGGATGGCGCAATGGATAGAGCTCAAAGAGCAAGAAACTATCAAAATTGTCCGCCCTCGCCAACTCTACATTGGCCCAGAGCGCATAAACGAATAATGCCTTATTTAGGGCAAAATTTGGGTTAAATTTAAATGCAAAATTTAACCCAAAATTTTTGAAATAATTTAAAATTTATTAAAATTTTACGCTATAATCCTATGTTTTTATGAAAGGGGTAAAAATGAAAAGAAAATTGTTTTTAATATCTTGCGCGGTATTTTGTTTGGGCTCTTTGTCTTACGGGGCACCAGAGCTCACGGTAGAAACCATGCCAGACGCGGCGAATTTGGATTTAGGCGCATATATGACTCCTGCTAATGCAAGCGAAACAAACGCTAATAGCGAGGTCGCAGCCGAGGCAAACGCGACTGCTGCCCAGCCAAGTGCAGAGGCGAGTGCCGAGGCAAACGCTACTGAGGCAGGTGAAACCACAGCTGATACGAACGCAACCGCAGCCGCTCCTGCACCTAGCATAAGCCCAGAAGTGGCAGAACAAGGCGCATTGCTGTATAAAACCTGCGTGGCTTGCCACGGCGCAAAAGGCGAAAAAACCTACACAAAAGTCCCACCTATCGTAAATTTATCTAGCGAAGAGAGATTAGAGAAGCTCCACGCCCTAAAAGACGGCACTGCAAACGACGGCAAGGGATATTATGGTATGGGCGCAGTGATGAGAGGCCAACTTCGCATAAGCGACGATCAAATCGGCGTTTTAAACGCGTATATCGAATCGTTTAAAAACTAATTTAACTCAAAAATTTTGCTAAATTTGGCCTTTGGCTAAATTTAGCAATCCTAAATTCCTTCAAATTTTAAAATTCGGAGTATTTATGCAAATACGAAGCGCGAAAACCGCGGATTTAGACGCTATCAAAGCCATAGAGGACATTTCATTTCCGCCAAATCAAAGGGTCAGCAAAGAGGCTTTTGGCGAGTTTTTGGTGAAATTCGCTGATGATATTTTCGTAGCCTGCGAAAATAATCAAATCATAGGCGAGATTGTGTCGCTATGCACAAATGAGCGAAATTTCGATGATGATATGTTTTTTGGCACTAAATTTTACGACAAAGACGGCGCGTGGCTAATGGGGCTAAGCCTTGGCGTGGTGCCAGAATTTAGGGATTGTGGGATTGGCTCTGCGCTGATAGGCACCCTGCAAACACACGCCATAGCGCGCGCAAAAAGCGGAATCGTGCTAACCTGCGAAGAGCGTTTGGTGAAATTTTACGAAAAATTTGGCTTTGTAAATGAGGGAATTTGTAAGTCAAAATTCGGCGATAAAAGCTGGTATCAAATGCGCTGGGAAATTTAAAAAGGGCTAAATTTAAGCAGAAATTTGGAAGAGAACATAAAATTTATCTAAATTTAACCCTGAATTCGCGCTAAATCGCGCGTTTTTTACTTTTTAATAATGCAATAATGCCAAAAAGTCCAAAAATAATGCCAATCACGCTAAGTAGGCCTTGATATTTCGCAAAGGCTAGCTCATCGTATTTGCTAACGCCAAAATTCTCATCAATATCTACGCTAAATTCGCTTCTGTGCTCGCCGTGGTCGCTCTGCGCGCTTATTTCGACGCGGTATTTCCCGGGCGCAGGTGGCAAAAAGGCTAGTTTGCCGTTTTCGTCCGTCTGCGCGATTTGCATAGCAAGCGCACTTTCACCCTGATAAATGCGCACTTTGGCGTGTTTGGCTGGGATAGAAGTGGCAAAATTCGCATTGATTATCACGGCTTTATCATGCGTAATATTGTAGCTAATACCGTGCGCAAACGCCAAAATAGCGCAAAACAAAACGCTAATTAAAACTCTCATTTAAGCTCAAATGTGATTGAGGTTTGGATTAAGAGTTTGTTGGCATTTGGGTCTGAATACTCGCTCCTAGCGCTTTTGGCAGCGATTACATTTAGCCCTTTTTCGACTGGGATTAGCGCGATACCAAATTCATTTGTGCTAAATTCCCAGTCCTCATGCACACCAACTTCAAATTTTGTTTTTGGCGAAGGTTTGCCGTTTTTGAGCACCAAAACAGGGAGTTTGTCGCCCTCTTTTAGTGAAAATGGATTTGTAAGAGCGATGATTTCGAAATCAAGGCCTATCGGGCTTAGCATTGCTTCGTTCCACGAAAAATAAGTTTTACCTATTTTTAGGCTTCTTGAATTTGCAAAAACTGCGCCTTTAACGCTCTTTAACCCGCCTTTGACGAAGCTTCCGCCCTCATCGGTTTCTATCCAATACCCAGCGTCGTAAATTCCGCTCATTACAGCTGGTTTGCTGGCTGTCAGCACGACAGGCGTGGCGTTTGCGTCGTCAAATTTATAATCAATTCCTGTTTTGATAGGTTTTAAATTTTCATCGTAGCCGTTAGCTGCGATTAATTGCTCGCTGGCGTATTTTTCATACTCGCCATGAGCCCAAAATTTGACTTCGTATTTGTTCGTGTCGATGTTTTGGATAACGATTTGGTGGGCATTTACACACATGCACAATGCAACGAATAAAAGTGCTTTTTTAAACATAAAATTCTCCTTGAATATTATTAAAAATGGATTAGTATTATAGCGACTAAATTTTAATATTAATTGAATTTTGGTGTTACGAATATAAATTTTTTCTTTCGTTGCAATATATACGAATTTTAAGCCCTTTTATGCTAGACTAGTAGGCTATTTCAAAGAAAAGGATATGTTATGTTTCACGAATACAGAGATTTAATCACTGAACTTAAAGGCAAAAATGCACGCTTTGATGCGTTGTTTGAAAAACACGATGATTTAGATCATCAAATCGCA is part of the Campylobacter sp. VBCF_01 NA2 genome and harbors:
- a CDS encoding GNAT family N-acetyltransferase, coding for MQIRSAKTADLDAIKAIEDISFPPNQRVSKEAFGEFLVKFADDIFVACENNQIIGEIVSLCTNERNFDDDMFFGTKFYDKDGAWLMGLSLGVVPEFRDCGIGSALIGTLQTHAIARAKSGIVLTCEERLVKFYEKFGFVNEGICKSKFGDKSWYQMRWEI
- a CDS encoding DUF4198 domain-containing protein, translating into MFKKALLFVALCMCVNAHQIVIQNIDTNKYEVKFWAHGEYEKYASEQLIAANGYDENLKPIKTGIDYKFDDANATPVVLTASKPAVMSGIYDAGYWIETDEGGSFVKGGLKSVKGAVFANSRSLKIGKTYFSWNEAMLSPIGLDFEIIALTNPFSLKEGDKLPVLVLKNGKPSPKTKFEVGVHEDWEFSTNEFGIALIPVEKGLNVIAAKSARSEYSDPNANKLLIQTSITFELK
- a CDS encoding c-type cytochrome, with the translated sequence MKRKLFLISCAVFCLGSLSYGAPELTVETMPDAANLDLGAYMTPANASETNANSEVAAEANATAAQPSAEASAEANATEAGETTADTNATAAAPAPSISPEVAEQGALLYKTCVACHGAKGEKTYTKVPPIVNLSSEERLEKLHALKDGTANDGKGYYGMGAVMRGQLRISDDQIGVLNAYIESFKN
- a CDS encoding citrate synthase — its product is MSETQFSNSVTLRDNRNGATYDFPILDGTMGPSVIDISNFYKDTGMFTLDRGYTSTAMCKSSITYIDGEKGELMHRGYDIAWLAQNKRYLDVVYLLLNKKLPSKDEYNAFLYELKTRSFINEKILKLFDAFPDRAHPMAVLQACIATLSAYYSKDMSFDDPNEYMEMAKRLVAKMPTLAAFYYRHSKGYPIIYPDLARGFTENFLYMMRSFPHSHVDLKPIEVKALDSVLMLHADHEQNASTTTVRTVGSTHAHPYACISAGIGALWGHAHGGANESVIRQLEMIGTPENVDKYIAKAKDKSDPFRLMGFGHRVYKNYDPRAKVLKGLRNQLIEEIGIDTNLIRVANRLEEIVLNDEYFVSRNLYPNVDFNSGLILKALGIPTEMFAVIFVMGRSPGWMAQWIELKEQETIKIVRPRQLYIGPERINE